The sequence tcagtactgcagctgtgtgacaagaatgtgtgaaggagttcagtctttgacGCACTCAGAGTCTTATCTGTTCTGCTGATTAACGATGCCTAGCCGGATGCTGTTTCCACAACTAGGGCTGCCTGCCTCTTCTTCTTGTACCTGgctcctcttaaacacacacagctagaatgcaggggtctgttgttaataatccttgaattattttcagttcgtatcttttcacgatgattactgcttgtgaccacacgatggggtccgctctgcacacaggccgtgttattctctgtggttggccttgctcttccactgatagtggtgcttggtgttcaaacttgatctcggcgtttattgacattcactcggcacaatctcttcctgttgctgattctcctgcgatgtggccggaactttcctgcaatggttggcatgaacccacgtagctctctctgcaaCCTTCACTGCCGTgtgagtcgttagtagcacttggaatggtgccagccaccttttcgccttccagctctttctcctcaggttatgaatcacaacaaaatcgccaggcctgattttatgcagGAGGGTTTTAGCAACCTTCCCCTGAgcagctttcacctgaacacaaacattggacaacagagaagacatttctttgcaataattcaacatttcattctcacacagatctgttgatggcagcctttgtCTACCCTTTTCTATTCCCATGAAcggtggtctaccaaagagtatttcaaatggacttaaatttgttttgactctttttctcattctggtgtacatcaaaACAATTGgtagtgctttaacccatgtgagcccagtttcctcacaccacttagccaatttgttcttgatcatttgattctccctctcaacagcgcctccactggcggcgtggtaactgcagtgtgttctcatgtcaattcccaaaaactgacccacctgctttattacTTCATTGTAAtaacaaagtgtgtcccattgtccgagctgattttccttggaattccccatctcggaacaatctcggttaaaagagctttcgctactgctgccgagtcttgtttcgaggttgggaaggcctcaacccatttggaccacatgtcaaccatcaccaggcagtatttctgtttcccacaaggggttaactcgatgaaatctatcatcagatactcaaaaggcccccctgatggtggttgagatactataggtgtttttatccctcttgccacgttatgtgtgagttacaaatgacacatcttttgcaaaaattttcagcaaaccacaattctttcatttgcacaaccatcccctcttttgatacatggtctaacccatgtatcaactttccataatgaggaaagaagtgtttgggtaaacaaagcatgccatcacagctcatccacacattctccttagagctacagccagctgccttccatcgggttttctccttgcctgtggaaaaagtttgcatgctctgtaaacaagaagaaatgttgaggttattgtcagatatcataGCACACGTAGTCtattttgtctccatcgctgccacGGCCTTCGCTGCCGCATCTGCTtgtgcgtttcctgttgagactgaactgttatcgttagtgtgcgcatttgcaaatcgcaaccttgtctggtaaaagaatggcctccgaaagctcagacacaagagatgcatttaatattggacgaccatctgacttcaaaaatgttctgtgcttccataaagcaccaaaatcgtgtgttaccccaaaggcataatgcgaatctgtgtaaattgtcacacatttgtctgccctaagtttacatgcttctgttgaagcaacCAGCTCAgttgcctgagctgaataattttatggcagtttgccagatgtcatgacctcaaattcagtggttatcgtgtaaccaaccttattctttcctgtttgtggatctttggaagccgacccatccacaacccagatagcaatgagtcggcgggccgctggcggtgctccggaggcagtagaagtGGCAGAATGGCattatcgcaaacacgtttgacggcgcaccgccggcggcaatCGTCGTTGCatgtgctgacacacaaacagatctttcacacattttattttagttttttccctacacttttcaatcctacatgttaattctttctgcatttgcttttgttctcttctatctgtttccttaagccaacagcccactgtctgttcacatttctctatgtcctgcatacattttctcctatagttttttctcatttgacagaaaaccagtgtatcaaatttggcaagcttctctgttttcctcatggacctgtaacacaatgtcctgacagtgacttcacctgtaccctgatctttattagaaactgagaggagagcaagttaatataattgatattacaattatcacaaaaattaacacacagtctgctttaaaactaagaaaaaacaagcttctatactaacgttacattacaaatgaacacgtggcgaactagccggcacaccacattagattaaaatacttacccttgtagttgtgcagataactcgatatgtagagtttaaagcccttgtccctcttgcttgtcggagcaggggaccaggcatcaacaatgcgatgaacattgCTGACGCTAATTATTGGAAGttcctggagacatcgagtaaaaacagacattttgggtgaCACGCAAGTAAACCGTATAAAGATatgccgacttctggcgacagcggaagttcgtcactacgcttgtgcacgtaggctattcagtacttcagttcacagtctttgtaatgagttttagcaatacatttaacatttataatgtgtttagatttttttttattgcctatacagggactttaacactttcttaaacatttgtacaggtcataattgcaaatgaatcccttacttGTAAAAGgttaaataactaaaaaaaatcgaggttggaaaaaatttaaagacataaacaaaatttctgcgcaactgtgaaaccagaggataatttagctttttcattgagtttatccttcacgtcaaaacggggattttcatgtttatgatagatatcaacatggttgcaaattaataaaaaaatataaagtataggcctacccaagattttggccatgttgcagatgtctttcaccgTTCACTGacagtcaggcattggtgaaatgtctaacttcatcaatttattctgctaaattgttcataccatgaattaaatatctattttaaaacctaatcagaatcagaaagatatttattgccaagtaagttttacaaaaggaattcttttttggtttattggtgcatgtctcaaatgtgcatcagtcaaagaaatgtaaacaattttcacctaagtgcataaaataattcaatatattttacatatattactgtataatcaatcgcttcagagtttcaaagtaatttaaatgtaatttcctaaaccttaccttatcatggaatcaagagtcaagactatgttataaaccctaatggctttggagcaaaaataataatagccaacatggctggttgattttgagagtctaagctgtccttgtatttcaaagcggcttgccgccagccggacGCGGTCGATtagcccgaggcaaccgccagataAAATGAAGCAGTCATCCCGCCGTCTGatcgccggcggcatctcgcaagaaatgggagtgacaaATTCGGCGGCAaatgtttcatccccgccagtgggacgcaactatagccgacagcttagggtcggcggcaaaaagaagccatgcggacattttttgctatctgggaaagaggatattgtcacagtTGTCTAATAGCGTGTCTAATAGATCTAGACGCGGTGTGCGCACCTGTTtaagcgctgacagacaacagtgaagTCCCTCACCATCCTCCTCTGTGGGGAGAAGTGTGGtaggattcaaagttgtgcatcttttaacagttatgtttggcatgtccaataaaattgtgtggtacctctgccatcgggctgtagataaatgtgacgttctctgctcttgcaaaatcatggagactgcgtgtggaaccatcaaagttaaatcagaataccccacaaattccctggatgccagtactgccagttcagcagctgccacagccctcaaacagtgtggtagacctgctgctactgcatcaagtttggctgaaaaatatgccacaggtcgcagtctgtctccatgagtctgcaaaagaacagaagtcataaacccatttttctcatcaaccatctgaacaaatggtttgtttacatctggcaggcccaaagtgggagccagagccataaagcaccaaaatcgtcatgttagcaaatgcctcctcGGCTTTGCTTGttcaaacaagcttgtcacatgacctcagccctttccctgtcatcagggctcgcaaaggctcttcaagaatggcataattaggaataaatatACGACAAAAAGCACACATTCCTGAAAATTACTGTACGtggcctgtacacgtttgtcacagatggatttactgtttggtctgataacatgtcccaaaaactttatttcctgtttcacaaactgcaattttgaaagactgaaTTTGTTCCTTTCATGCAGTCTCTCAgaaaggggcccaaatctgcccacagctgctctttggccttggctgagagcgcacacacattttctgcccaGAAATTCGTATCAAATTCCACACTCTCATTTTCTGCcccgttaaaccacccctcctcatattgtggtttccgttcaattacgacatgtgacgtgcaatgcaattggtcaggcgtcatcatttgttaaatgacattgttcgatcttttgccaatttcaagatcatttttgcccaatcatcatttttcacacgccattcataagcccactgcggttcaaatttagaacaacatatttgtggttcttcctcaatgctaattccaaaggaagtaagggtcaaattcaattcacacattaaatctctggccattagaggtaccggacaagctggtgaacacaaaaacgcatgtttaaatgttctccccttctccgACTCTCactctaagggcactgtgaatttttcagaaaccaaatggccctaggccaaagtgctctttatgcactgaacctgtcaattttgggacacatggcaagtcacatggtcgtataGTAAAATTgctagccccagaatctaccaaaaaatttactaatgtcccctcaactaacatttgatatctcggcatttgtaaaaaccctgaacttttgtacattctcaaacattcatctgaagcattatcacataaaacttcatcagtcacactgaaagatttgcaagcattgtcttcattgcagagagcagtatgtaaatcagtgtatgtgtgtgtggttaaaaaaatttcacTTCCCTCTTGTGTAGCCTCTCGCCGATTGCCATGTGCTCCGGCCCCCTCCCTCGCTGCTCTCTGCCTCAGCCTGCATTTCGTGCATTCTCTGAGctcatggtcgtcagtctcacacaagccgcaattccacttccgctggtttctgtagcctctcttctttttgtcggcccacttctgctgtggtttcgatgTACTGACATTAGACTGTAGTCGCCAGCtgaagatctctctctcccttcgcattgactttgtctttctttgtcagcagctgttcctctgcatgtacagcgtgtgccagggtggaggtcaatcgctcttccattcaatgtaacttgctttcactgcttgtgcaatctcaggtctcagaaaaaagttcattcaggtctccttctCTGTCCAAGTCGGgtgcttgtggtgcttgtcttctgggcggagagcagtcgaggtcggggttcagcttcagggctttcagctccgccatgggatagtgatgattatatGCCGGCGGTGCCGGCACAATCGTCGTTGCATGTGCtgacagatctttcacacattttattttatttttttccctacacttttcaatcctacatgttaattttttctgcatttgcttttgttctcttctatctgcttccttaatcgaacagcccactgtctgttcacatttctctatgtcctgcatacactttctcctatagttttttctcatttgacagaaaaccggtgtatcaaatttggcaagcttgctttgagatttccccatactggctgtttctattcctctgtggatttaccgttcgacgcacgtctaataatctgtcggacctctccaacagatctgatttcttaacccaagatcagcaaagggtgcactccctagtgctttgttaattacggtttgctcaaaatctttctctggagtacgttccagtgctcagtatttcagctaaccttattaaacaatttttgcgagaactcagtctctgttagaaaacctcttgacctgttcgtaggtctcagtcTCTGGTCGAGAACCTCTTGTACCCGCACCACAGATAAACAGTCCCAGCCACCATGGTTCACTCActtttataccaaaagaaaataatttagtcgtcccttaccagagatatttgggttgccacagGTTCGTTTTcaatttgattccagtggagtttctcctgccCCTGATgcggtcggcccctctctcttaagcttacgaggtagagctggaacttctcagtccaggtggccaaacaccgtccacactcaggtccagaaggcacttccaaggaatcccactattctgacaccaaattgttgtggcaaaaaaattattaaccaaccattatcactgcgtaagagacactctgaatcaaacagtcttttaaaagaatttattcttgcaagaaggacccagtcattacacaggagttaatctgtgccgtgagtgagacagagaaagggagggctgacttgtattttatactcttttatcccaaggtttcttaacaaaagcagatcctccccctctgcattcctcagacacagaggcattcccttgcaatgactatcactgatcaatgagtatcaaaatttctacaacatgacgcatctgaagtatctggtttaacAGCGTCAAATAGATatcctccgctaatgcacctgtatggctctgtaggtgGATAACGGTCAATTGACAGTAGTAAAACAGGTGCGTTTTTACTCACAGACTGGTCTTGAGCTCTTAAACGTGCACCTCTGATCATTGCAACTCTACAAGAACCGGTGAGAAGCACGGCGTGAGATGTGGAAACCATTTGatttcagcacagaattctacattaccacccttgaatttactatagtaacactaactgtactttaagCAGAAATAGATTCAGAATACATATTATCATATCAATACTTCAGctttattaaatttgtcataggctacattaggggagtgagggaatataataaatgttgttaaaaattttaaatgtttatattttgtatttattgttttaacaTATGTTTTAATTAGTCCTAATGTTTGTACTTACAAAAAtaccatagtttgttttatagaaatcatgttacatctaaccacggtagtgaagaagatccatgcttccatgtgcttaatatggtcttgttacaaataccactgttaaaactataataaataaataaatacatttaaattttcaaaatacaaaaatgcaaaatacacaATTTTTTAGATGAAAAAGAAATATGTAAATCCTAAAAAATAGGgtaaaattgttttgtttgagaGTTTGActagttttattattaaaactaatttattattaaactattattttatttgactAGTATTATTGgtcttttcaattatttttgaaatataataacaataccacttttattattagttaccgtcttcacattttaattttataggcCCCAAATATAGCCCTCCATCTGCTTAAATTGAAGAAACGCAAGGTTTGGTCTCACATTCATTATGCTTAATCCTgctgattttgataaaaaaaaaaaaaaatttaatttatggaATGCATTAAAGTTGCTTAGagcaaattaagaaaataatacaaatattgagttttatttatttattacatttttttttttttggtaatacaATGACTCCACTTTGAAATTCTGTCACATAATGGGGCACGGGAATAAAGTAGGGGGCGTTCGTCCAAATAAATTTGAGAGCCActgccttaaaggtatagtttaatcaaaaatgaaatttctgccatcatttactcattcttgtGTTGTTGCAACATGATTACATGgcaagttggcatgttgtttccgagacaAGTACtctaggatcagccacattatgctgactatAGTCCTATATAAATTAGTTTCATATATTCAGTAAACGTGTTTCCATTTCCATGTGTTTCCATTGTTATCGAATAAAaccttttatttacattttcaagaTCACATTTTTAATGACATTGGTGTTTCTATCCAGTactttttatgcaatatcccaaagtTTGCATAAAAATATGAGCTGGAAACCCAACTAATCACACTGATCATGATTGGTTCTCACATGTCTCATAACTGAACTTGAAACTGAAAGTCTTATGTCAGTATGACATATTATATGcttttgttttatggaaaagagcagaagAAATTAAATTATACAGGTTTAAAGCTAATTTGGGGTACGTTAATTATGTAAATTTTTATCTGAATTAAAAATATCCACCTTTGCCAAATCtgaaatacataaacaaaaaaacataaatatgccGCTGGGAAAACGTAGCACAATAAATTTGTTTGGTGTCTTTGTCTCAGGGTAGATGGTCAGATTTTCTCAACTGCTGTGATGAGAAGAGCGGCCATGAGTCCTCAAACCTGGATCTTTTGTGCACTAATTTGTGTCCTCATATGTGTCCAAAGCAAGAGCACATACAAAGGATCTGTCCTGACTCGAAGACGCAGGGTCACCGAAGAGGAAGCAGATGAGGCCCCTAAAAAGTGCTCTTATACCTTTCTGATCCCAGAGCAGAAGATCACAGGGCCCATTTGTGCAAGCCAGAGTCCTTCTCTCCCAGATAAAGACCGTGTAACACACATGGACATGGCTGATGTTCGGGAACTTCTAACCAAGCAGAGACGTGAAATGGACACTCTCCGGTTGATTGTGGACGTGGACGGAAACATGGTCAATGAAATGAAACTTCTGCGCAAAGAGTCACGCAACATGAACTCCCGTGTTACCCAGCTATACATGCAGTTGCTGCATGAAATTATTCGAAAACGTGATAATTCATTAGAGCTGGCACAGCTGGAGGGACGAATCCTCAATGCCACAGCCGAGGCATTGCGACTGTCCGGACACTACAGAGAACTGGAAGTGCGGTACTCTGCACTGGCCGCAGTGGTTAATAACCAGTCGGTGGCGATTGGTGCTTTGGAGGAGCAATGCCTGCAAGTGTATGGCAATCATAGGCAGGAGCCGCTGCCTCCACCTCTCGTACAGGTTGTGCCGGAGAACATCCCAGTATATGTGCCTCGATTTTCCAATGAGATTCAGAGGAGGCACAGCTGGGCCTTTGCAGAAGACAGGAGTTCAAGGACAAGTCCATCACCTTCGGGAAGCACCCTAACACTGCAACATCCACCTCAAGGCAACTTCAGTTTAGAAGGTAACAACACTAACAATAAAGACAACAGATTAGCATGTCTGTGCTGAATGATGTTCATACAGTAGGCTTTTCAATCAGGACCACTTCcatcaaatgaatacatttattgacTTATAGACAACTGAAGAAACCTGTTGGTGTTTGCAGAATGGTTCTGTTTTGGGCAAACTCCCCACCCATTTATGCAGCCATGCATGGACACAGTGGAGAGAGCAACAAATCAAACCCCACAGGGGtaacaaaacaaatcaattagatttattttataaCATGGAATTATTTTCACAAATTTTTATGGTAGTGCAACATGGTACAAGTGTTCACTTGCATAAAATACACTTGATAGAACTTTGAAGGGgtaaaaaaatgctgtttttattattttaatgtgtttcttgatgttcatttATAACATCGGTTAcgattttttgcacaaaaaacattcctttgtaaaacatgatcattttctaccctcattctgaccctctctCAGAAACACTGCTTAAGACTTGATAGTAAATGCCCTCTGTTATGATTTGCCCTTGACCTGCTTTTACTTTGACATCTCACTGCTCACTGATACTGGGCAGGCAACAGAAGGTAATATAGgctttgatgtgtttttgtggaAGCGGTCAGATGTAAATGTCTACAACGGTGTGATGTCAAAATGTGGAGGAAGaagagaacgagtcattttggcaTTTTGGTTTCAACTAATGCTTTTTCTAATGCAGTGAGGAGCATGTTTTGAGTTCTCAaacttacaatatgtttttattatacaaTAGTGGTGGtaattttgatttatttcagtGACATGATTTTTTTGACTCACTAAAATTTTTCTTCAGATTCGTTCATTGATTTGTTCACTGACCATGTCTTCAAGTTACGGCTTTGCACCTGCAGATGGCGCCTAATtgtattcttttaagtaattgtactgaACCGAAAACATTCGGTCACGACCAGAAAAAGTCTAATTATCTAGTCTATTCTAGTCTAGTCTGTCTACTTCTCTCTCCAC comes from Xyrauchen texanus isolate HMW12.3.18 chromosome 9, RBS_HiC_50CHRs, whole genome shotgun sequence and encodes:
- the angptl1b gene encoding angiopoietin-related protein 1b; this translates as MRRAAMSPQTWIFCALICVLICVQSKSTYKGSVLTRRRRVTEEEADEAPKKCSYTFLIPEQKITGPICASQSPSLPDKDRVTHMDMADVRELLTKQRREMDTLRLIVDVDGNMVNEMKLLRKESRNMNSRVTQLYMQLLHEIIRKRDNSLELAQLEGRILNATAEALRLSGHYRELEVRYSALAAVVNNQSVAIGALEEQCLQVYGNHRQEPLPPPLVQVVPENIPVYVPRFSNEIQRRHSWAFAEDRSSRTSPSPSGSTLTLQHPPQGNFSLEGPFRDCLQAMQAGHDTSGLYLLKPDETETPLQAWCEHDVDRGGWTVIQKRKDGSVNFFRNWNSYKKGFGSVEGEHWLGLENIYNLGKQEDYKLLVELEDWMDKKVYAAYSSFHLEPESQSYRLRLGIYQGNAGDSLTSHNGKQFTTLDHDKDAFPGNCAHFHKGGWWYNACGQTNLNGVWYSGGVYRSRFQDGIFWADYGGGFYSMKSVRMMIRPID